Proteins co-encoded in one Acidiferrobacteraceae bacterium genomic window:
- a CDS encoding YkgJ family cysteine cluster protein has protein sequence MRKVIPVKIDPDSLTSEEKCGYCTNSTCCTYITQELDAPRSMEDFDTLLWRVSHHDVQVYKDDDGWFLLVNNRCNHLGEDGRCGIYEKRPQICREHSNDDCEFNSPAGADDFELFFPDYETLDKYCRKRFKSWDRRWERFEKAG, from the coding sequence ATGCGCAAGGTAATCCCCGTCAAGATTGATCCGGACAGCCTGACGTCCGAAGAGAAGTGCGGCTATTGTACAAACTCCACCTGCTGTACCTATATTACACAGGAACTGGATGCCCCCCGGTCCATGGAGGATTTTGACACCTTGTTGTGGCGCGTTTCTCACCACGATGTACAGGTCTACAAGGATGACGACGGCTGGTTCCTGCTGGTGAACAATCGCTGCAACCATCTGGGTGAGGATGGTCGTTGTGGTATCTATGAAAAGCGGCCACAAATCTGCCGCGAACACTCAAATGACGATTGCGAGTTCAACTCGCCGGCCGGCGCGGACGACTTCGAACTCTTTTTTCCTGATTACGAAACCCTGGACAAATACTGCCGAAAGCGTTTCAAGAGCTGGGACCGCCGCTGGGAACGCTTCGAAAAAGCAGGATAG